Genomic window (bacterium):
GCGTCAACACCGTACTGAGCCGCTCCAATGAGGCTGATACGAGGCCCGGCATTGACCGGAGCGATATTGGCCGACTCGAAGCACTCGCGCGGGGCACCGGTACCCGCGATCACCACCACGTTGTTCTCGGCGTAGTAGGCACCGTTCACTCCACACTCCAGGAAACTCGTCGATGCCACCATGGCCACCACGCCCTCGTCCTCAACCAGCCGAGCCGCCGCTCCCGCAGCCTGTTCGGGGTTGGTCCCGTCGTCCTCGACCAAGTATTGGATGGGACGTCCGTTGATGCCTCCGTTGTCGTTGACGCAGTCGAAGTAGGCAGCCGCGGACCGAGATGCCGATGAGAAATCAGCGGCACCGGTGATGGTGACCACCGCGCCGACCTTGATGGGCTCGCCCGTGGCGGCCTGACCTGTCGCCAGCCCGCACCCAAGGCCATCGGGCGCTGCGGGTTCAGCGGCGACAGGATCGTCTTCTTCGGTCGCGGCGGTCTCCGCCGCGACATCAGCCTCTTCATCGCTGGGCGTCTCGACAACCTCTTCGCTGTCCGATTCCTCGGTGGCTGGTTCGGCCTCGGTGGTTGCTTCGACCGCGGCGGCTGGTTCGGCCTCGGTCGTTGGTTCGGCCTCGGTAGTCGCTTCGACCTCGGTGGCCGCACGATCCGGAGCCGGGCCTTCGTCGTCGTCGCTGCAGGCCATCGCGAGGATGCTGAGTGCGGCCACGATCGCGAGGGCACAGCGCAACGGATGTCTTCCCAGCGCACGACGAACTCGTGGCCGGACGTATGTCGACGTGGTGAGATCCCCCATTTGTTCCTCCTAAGGTGGCGCGGGCTGAGCGCACCGCGATGAGTCGAATCTAGATTCCGGGCATGATGCCGGGTAGTGCCGAACGAAGGCTGAGACATACCACGCTCGATATGTCTCCGTTGGATGGCTGCGTCCGCGGCTGCCTGCCGGAGCGGGATTCGGGCGGCGGTCTGTGTCGCTGCCGGTCTCGTGCCGTTCAGAGTTCAGGCCGTTCGGCGCCCGAGGAGGTCCGGCGCCGGTGCGGGATCACGGGTTCGGGAGCTTGACCCAGCCTTCGGGTGGTTCCTTGCCGGGGTGGATCGTTCCGCACTGTGGGCAGGTGCGCAGTGCCTCGTCCCGGTAGAACTGTTGGAATAGTGGCGGCAGGTCGTCCACGATGCTGGTGAGCATGACCTCGGTGCGGTGGACGAGCGCCTCGCAGTCGAAGCAGTACCACTCGAAGGCGTCCGCTGCATCCGGGGGACGCTTCGGCTCGATGACGAGTCCGACCGATCCGGGCTGGGGGCGCTGGGGGGAGTGGCGCACGTGTGGCGGCAGGAGGAGTATCTCGCCCTGGCGGATCGGGAGGTCGCAGTGCACGCCATCCTCGATGATCTTCAGAACCATGTCGCCCTCGAGTTGGTAGAAGAACTCCTCGACGGGATCGTCGTGGAAGTCGGTGCGGCGGTTGGGTCCGCCGACGACGGTGACCATGAGGTCGGCGTCCTCCCAGATCTGGCGGTTGCCCACCGGCGGCTTGAGCAGATCGCGGTGCTCCTCGATCCACGCCTGGAAGTTGAACGTTCTGAGCCGCGTCGGGTTCGTCATGTCAATCCCCTAGTGGTGTCCGGACTGCGATTGCGCTCTCACACCTGGAGTCCGCATTGTTCGAAGGCCTCCCGTGTGGCCGTCCTCTCGGCGTCGGTGAGTTCCAGGAGCGGCGGGCGGACACGGCCGCCGACCTGGCCGAGCAGGTCCAGCCAGTATTTCTGGTGGGCGTGCGGCTTCTCGGGGGGCTTGGTCCGCTTCAGGGCCTCCCGCACCGGTTGCAGGCTCTCGCTGATGCGGCGCGCCCCGGCGGCGTCGCCGGCCAGCGCCGCCTGCGTGTAGTCGTGCATGCGTCGTTCCACCGCCGTCTGCATCAAGTACGGGGGTGACGAGCACAGGTACAGCCTCCAGTCGAGTTCGAGGATGTTGTCGAGCCACTCGTCCTCCGAGGCGGTGCTCACGGCGATGCGGTCGGAGGCCAACGCGGTGAGTTCGGCGTACAGCGGGCGCGGCACGCTGTACTTGATGGCCACCACGTTGTCCAGGTCGGCCAGCTGGTTGCCGAGCTGCGGTGACATGACATAGCCGCTGTCGGGATGGCTCCACAGGGCGATGCCGATGTCGACGGCCTGCGAGATCGTCTCGTAGTACCCGTAGACGGTCTCGTCGTGTTCGGTCACGAAGTGCAGCGTCGGCGCGTGGACGACGATGTAGTCCGCCCCGGCATCCTGGGCGTGCCGGGCCAACTCCAGGACGACGTCCAGGTTCTGGTCCGAGCAGGACATCATGGTCTGCGCGCGCCCGCAGGTGGCCTCCACGGCGAGTTCCAGGCTGCGCTTGCGCTCCTCGATGCTCATCGAGAAGAACTCGCCCTGCTTGCCGGAGACGAAGAGCCCGGCGATGCCCAGGTCCTCGGTCCAGTGACGGACATTGGCCCTGAAGCCGTCCTCGTCCAGCCGCAGATCGTCCGTGAACGGCATCAGCGCCGCCGCCCAGATGCCCGTCAGGTTGGCCCGGGCGTAGTCCTTGGCGTCGGCTCTGGCGTAGTTCATGTGGCGGCGGCCGATCCCCTTCGGGTTAGACGATCTCGATGCTGTGG
Coding sequences:
- a CDS encoding dihydrodipicolinate synthase family protein — encoded protein: MNYARADAKDYARANLTGIWAAALMPFTDDLRLDEDGFRANVRHWTEDLGIAGLFVSGKQGEFFSMSIEERKRSLELAVEATCGRAQTMMSCSDQNLDVVLELARHAQDAGADYIVVHAPTLHFVTEHDETVYGYYETISQAVDIGIALWSHPDSGYVMSPQLGNQLADLDNVVAIKYSVPRPLYAELTALASDRIAVSTASEDEWLDNILELDWRLYLCSSPPYLMQTAVERRMHDYTQAALAGDAAGARRISESLQPVREALKRTKPPEKPHAHQKYWLDLLGQVGGRVRPPLLELTDAERTATREAFEQCGLQV
- a CDS encoding 3-hydroxyanthranilate 3,4-dioxygenase, producing MTNPTRLRTFNFQAWIEEHRDLLKPPVGNRQIWEDADLMVTVVGGPNRRTDFHDDPVEEFFYQLEGDMVLKIIEDGVHCDLPIRQGEILLLPPHVRHSPQRPQPGSVGLVIEPKRPPDAADAFEWYCFDCEALVHRTEVMLTSIVDDLPPLFQQFYRDEALRTCPQCGTIHPGKEPPEGWVKLPNP